In Acinonyx jubatus isolate Ajub_Pintada_27869175 chromosome A3, VMU_Ajub_asm_v1.0, whole genome shotgun sequence, a genomic segment contains:
- the CA3H2orf50 gene encoding uncharacterized protein C2orf50 homolog, whose product MGSHPHPGFQRTTSAGYRLPSTRPSALHTPTARSGPAVGRGLAGGRRAPQAPGTDGVQQDQLWRELLEAERRGQQRWAQNWSFLKDYDPLGEKKAPVTLPESVPFFSDAVPSSTNQVVGSRVDTPLGQTLIGMDFFFVEGVRKKKLEAELQPV is encoded by the exons ATGGGGAGTCACCCCCACCCTGGGTTCCAGAGAACCACATCCGCTGGGTACCGGCTCCCCTCCACCAGGCCGTCCGCCTTACACACCCCCACTGCCCGGAGCGGCCCCGCAGTGGGCAGGGGTCTCGCTGGCGGTCgccgagccccccaggcccccggaACTGATGGTGTGCAGCAGGATCAACTGTGGAGGGAGCTCCTGGAGGCCGAGAGACGGGGCCAGCAGCGCTG ggctcaGAACTGGAGTTTCTTGAAAGACTATGATCCCCTG GGCGAGAAGAAGGCGCCTGTGACGTTGCCGGAGAGCGTGCCTTTCTTTTCCGACGCAGTCCCCAGTTCCACGAACCAGGTTGTGGGCAGCAGGGTGGACACGCCCCTGGGGCAAACCCTCATCGGCATGGACTTCTTCTTCGTGGAGGGGGTCCGGAAGAAGAAGCTGGAAGCCGAGCTGCAGCCCgtgtag